A window of the Bradyrhizobium diazoefficiens genome harbors these coding sequences:
- a CDS encoding outer membrane protein gives MKKLLLVTASIVALIGVAPVFAADLAQQPIYTKAPPPPAPVAAAIYDWSGFYLGANGGWGSTHSSWDFGGVTPEGSHDASGGTVGGQFGYRWQMGQVVFGVEGQGNWADFNGSNVSAAFPGDINQTKTGSFGLLTGQVGYAINNVLLYAKGGAAVTGNTYQINTLAGAPLASTDNTRWGGVVGAGIELGFAPNWSVGVEYDHIFRQDANVNFNTPAGAVASDRIGQDFDLLTARLNYKFWGPVVLKY, from the coding sequence ATGAAGAAGTTGTTGCTTGTGACTGCCAGCATCGTCGCGTTGATCGGGGTAGCGCCCGTATTCGCCGCCGATCTCGCTCAGCAGCCCATCTACACCAAGGCACCGCCGCCGCCAGCACCGGTCGCGGCCGCAATCTATGACTGGAGCGGCTTCTATCTCGGTGCCAATGGCGGCTGGGGTTCGACCCATAGCTCCTGGGATTTTGGAGGCGTCACGCCCGAAGGCTCTCATGACGCGAGCGGCGGAACCGTCGGTGGCCAGTTTGGCTATCGCTGGCAGATGGGCCAGGTCGTTTTCGGTGTCGAAGGCCAAGGCAACTGGGCCGATTTCAACGGCTCCAATGTCAGCGCCGCCTTCCCGGGCGACATCAATCAGACCAAGACCGGGTCGTTCGGCCTGCTTACAGGCCAGGTCGGCTATGCCATCAACAACGTATTGCTCTACGCCAAGGGCGGTGCCGCGGTGACCGGCAATACCTATCAGATCAACACCCTCGCCGGCGCGCCGCTGGCGAGCACCGACAATACCCGCTGGGGCGGCGTGGTCGGGGCGGGCATCGAACTCGGCTTCGCGCCGAATTGGTCGGTCGGCGTCGAGTACGACCATATATTCCGGCAAGACGCGAACGTGAACTTCAACACCCCCGCGGGTGCGGTCGCTAGCGATCGCATCGGGCAGGATTTCGACCTGCTGACCGCGCGGCTCAACTACAAGTTCTGGGGCCCGGTCGTTCTTAAATACTGA
- a CDS encoding Fic family protein: MNRDNLTHAVRERLKRLPAPHAAHYGVVPLPPPEDGVAVGPVLARVRAADAALVRIETLAAELRDPYLISRILPRREAVSSSAIEGTNSTLDELLSGEESEDSQQSAAAVQVRDYALALDDFLPQAKKEKLEIFTSGLVQDLHRAVMRGDAENKDKPGELRQVVVWIGGRGDIAYSSYNPTPPSDIAACLEDTMKYMRCEGMQAIYQSSIVRMAVAHAHFEAVHPFRDGNGRVGRLLLPLMMAAEGMMPIYLSPYIEAHKNAYYESLKAAQQRLEWHEAVGFMADAIVGTTDELLKTRDALSALGNLWRERRKFRQGSASLRALDLLPHYPVLTVKRLASLLDITVPAASQAVEQLVENKILNERTGYARNRVFAAPDALSIINRPFGEDPILPGAGT; encoded by the coding sequence TTGAACCGCGATAATCTCACCCATGCCGTGCGGGAACGACTGAAGCGGCTTCCGGCACCGCATGCCGCGCATTATGGCGTGGTTCCACTTCCCCCACCTGAGGACGGTGTTGCCGTGGGGCCGGTCCTCGCACGGGTCAGGGCGGCGGATGCAGCCCTCGTGCGAATCGAGACGCTCGCCGCCGAACTGAGGGATCCATATCTGATCAGCCGCATACTGCCGCGGCGGGAAGCTGTCAGCAGCTCCGCGATCGAGGGGACCAACAGCACCCTCGACGAACTACTGTCCGGTGAAGAAAGCGAAGATTCCCAGCAGAGCGCAGCGGCGGTCCAGGTACGTGATTACGCGCTCGCGCTCGATGACTTCCTGCCTCAGGCCAAGAAAGAGAAACTGGAAATCTTCACGAGCGGCTTGGTGCAGGATCTGCATCGTGCAGTCATGCGCGGCGACGCCGAAAACAAGGACAAGCCCGGCGAGCTTCGCCAGGTTGTCGTCTGGATCGGCGGCAGAGGCGATATTGCTTACTCAAGCTACAATCCCACGCCACCGTCCGACATTGCCGCGTGTCTTGAGGACACGATGAAGTACATGCGCTGTGAGGGCATGCAGGCTATATACCAGAGCTCCATCGTGCGAATGGCGGTTGCGCACGCGCATTTCGAGGCGGTCCACCCGTTTCGTGATGGCAATGGCCGCGTCGGCCGTCTGCTTCTACCGTTGATGATGGCCGCGGAAGGCATGATGCCGATTTACCTGTCGCCATATATCGAAGCACACAAAAACGCCTACTACGAATCCCTAAAGGCAGCGCAGCAGCGCCTGGAATGGCATGAAGCGGTCGGTTTCATGGCGGATGCGATTGTTGGAACCACCGATGAGCTTCTGAAAACCCGCGATGCATTGTCCGCACTTGGCAATCTGTGGCGGGAGCGGCGGAAGTTTCGTCAAGGCTCGGCCAGCCTGCGCGCGCTCGATCTTCTGCCGCATTATCCGGTGCTGACGGTCAAGCGCCTCGCATCGCTTCTCGACATTACCGTGCCTGCAGCGTCGCAGGCGGTGGAGCAGCTGGTCGAGAATAAAATCCTGAACGAGCGTACCGGCTATGCGCGCAACCGTGTCTTTGCCGCGCCTGATGCCCTGTCGATCATCAACCGCCCCTTCGGCGAGGATCCGATTCTTCCCGGTGCAGGCACCTGA